The following coding sequences lie in one Pseudomonadota bacterium genomic window:
- the mtaB gene encoding tRNA (N(6)-L-threonylcarbamoyladenosine(37)-C(2))-methylthiotransferase MtaB, protein MDISTTAESPVTDQAEDRPGPRVVTFGCRLNVHESEVMRSHAHSAGLDNVIIVNTCAVTAEAERQARQAIRRMHRESPDTPIIVAGCAAQIRPQDFAALPGVTRVLGNDDKLKAASWSLQPGGEKVQVNDIMAVRETAAHLVSGFEGKARAFVQVQNGCDHRCTFCIIPYGRGNSRSVPMGEVVRQVRLLVESGYNEVVLTGVDISSYGGDLPGQPSLGQMIRRLLAQVPDLPRLRLSSIDPVEIDADLWRLIAEEPRLMPHLHLSLQAGDDMILKRMKRRHLRRNAIDICARARQLRPGVVFGADLIAGFPTETEEMFLNTLRIV, encoded by the coding sequence ATGGACATTTCCACTACCGCGGAATCACCTGTGACGGACCAGGCAGAAGACAGACCCGGACCGCGGGTTGTCACCTTCGGCTGCCGGCTGAATGTGCATGAGTCCGAGGTGATGCGCAGCCATGCCCACAGCGCCGGGCTGGACAATGTGATCATCGTCAATACCTGTGCTGTCACGGCCGAGGCTGAGCGCCAGGCCCGGCAGGCCATCCGCCGCATGCACCGGGAAAGCCCGGATACACCTATCATAGTGGCGGGCTGCGCAGCCCAGATCCGGCCGCAGGACTTTGCGGCCCTGCCCGGCGTCACCCGTGTCCTTGGCAACGACGACAAGCTGAAAGCCGCCAGCTGGTCCCTGCAGCCCGGCGGGGAAAAGGTCCAAGTCAACGACATTATGGCGGTGCGCGAAACGGCCGCCCATCTGGTCAGCGGGTTTGAGGGCAAGGCCCGGGCCTTTGTGCAGGTCCAGAACGGCTGTGACCACCGGTGCACCTTCTGCATCATTCCGTACGGCCGCGGCAATTCCCGCAGCGTGCCCATGGGTGAGGTGGTGCGCCAGGTGCGCCTTCTGGTGGAAAGCGGATATAACGAGGTTGTCCTGACCGGCGTGGATATTTCATCCTACGGTGGGGATCTGCCGGGCCAGCCGTCGCTGGGCCAGATGATCCGCCGTCTGCTGGCCCAGGTCCCGGACCTGCCCCGCCTGCGCCTGTCCTCCATCGATCCGGTGGAGATTGACGCGGACCTGTGGCGCCTGATCGCGGAGGAACCGCGCCTGATGCCCCACCTGCATCTCAGCCTCCAGGCCGGGGACGACATGATCCTCAAGCGCATGAAGCGCCGCCACCTGCGCCGGAACGCCATCGACATCTGCGCCCGGGCCCGCCAGCTGCGGCCCGGCGTCGTCTTCGGCGCGGACCTGATCGCCGGCTTTCCCACGGAGACGGAGGAGATGTTCCTGAATACCCTGCGGATCGT